One Glycine max cultivar Williams 82 chromosome 6, Glycine_max_v4.0, whole genome shotgun sequence DNA segment encodes these proteins:
- the LOC113001859 gene encoding pentatricopeptide repeat-containing protein At2g06000 codes for MPFNSSTGPPTTTTTPTHPSTMLPSPTSCSPTPSLSLQLTLRQPRQHVHQCSRPPWRCQRRHSLVPQSQYLHKGRCVYSCNSILGVLVRANYVNIAKAIYDQVLTEAILELDVYTYTTMICGLCKVGMVESARKVFEEIPCKPNMVTYNTLIHGFCKKGDMEGATRLFDKLVENKSCKPDVECFTTLIEGYSKRSDFRDALECLKEMMEGVP; via the coding sequence ATGCCCTTCAATTCTTCAACTGGGCCTCCAACCACAACCACTACTCCTACACACCCTTCTACTATGCTGCCATCACCGACCTCTTGCTCTCCTACTCCTTCTCTGTCACTCCAACTGACTCTCCGACAACCTCGTCAGCATGTTCATCAATGCTCTCGGCCACCGTGGCGATGTCAGAGGCGCCATTCATTGGTTCCACAAAGCCAATACCTTCACAAAGGACGCTGTGTGTATTCTTGCAATTCCATATTGGGTGTCCTCGTGAGGGCCAACTATGTCAACATTGCCAAGGCCATCTACGATCAAGTTCTCACAGAAGCTATATTGGAACTTGATGTTTACACTTATACTACCATGATTTGTGGGTTATGCAAAGTGGGCATGGTCGAAAGTGCACGCAAGGTGTTTGAGGAAATTCCCTGCAAACCCAACATGGTTACTTACAACACGTTGATCCATGGGTTTTGTAAGAAAGGTGATATGGAGGGTGCCACGAGGCTTTTTGACAAATTGGTTGAGAATAAGAGTTGCAAGCCGGATGTGGAGTGTTTTACCACTTTGATTGAAGGGTATTCGAAGAGAAGTGATTTTCGAGATGCGCTTGAGTGCTTGAAGGAGATGATGGAAGGTGTTCCCTGA